In Mangifera indica cultivar Alphonso chromosome 1, CATAS_Mindica_2.1, whole genome shotgun sequence, a single genomic region encodes these proteins:
- the LOC123194609 gene encoding naringenin,2-oxoglutarate 3-dioxygenase — protein MASTTLTALAQEKTLNPKFVRDEDERPKVAYNEFSNEIPVISLDGIDEVDGRRGEICKKIVEACEEWGIFQVIDHGVDTKLISDMTAHARKFFALPPEEKLRFDMSGGKKGGFIVSSHLQGETVQDWREIVTYFSYPIKNRDYSRWPDKPEGWRDVTKEYSEKLMGLACKLLEVLSEAMGLEKEALTKACVDMDQKVVVNFYPTCPQPDLTLGLKRHTDPGTITLLLQDHVGGLQATRDNGKTWITVQPVPGAFVVNLGDHGHYLCNGRFKNADHQAVVNSNSSRLSIATFQNPAPEATVYPLKIREGEKAILEEPITFAEMYRRKMSKDLELARLKKLAKEQQLQDFEKAKLDARPLENILA, from the exons ATGGCTTCTACCACTCTCACAGCTCTTGCACAAGAGAAAACCCTTAATCCGAAATTCGTTCGCGATGAAGATGAGCGTCCGAAGGTGGCGTATAACGAGTTTAGCAATGAAATTCCGGTGATTTCACTGGACGGAATCGATGAAGTTGATGGCAGAAGGGGTGAAATTTGCAAGAAAATTGTTGAAGCGTGTGAAGAATGGGGTATTTTCCAAGTTATTGATCATGGTGTTGACACTAAGCTTATATCCGATATGACTGCTCATGCAAGAAAATTTTTCGCTTTGCCACCAGAGGAAAAGCTCCGATTTGATATGTCCGGCGGCAAGAAGGGCGGCTTCATAGTCTCCAGCCACCTCCAG gGAGAAACGGTTCAAGATTGGCGTGAAATTGTGACATACTTCTCATACCCAATTAAGAACCGAGATTATTCACGGTGGCCGGACAAGCCGGAAGGATGGAGAGATGTAACAAAGGAGTACAGTGAGAAATTGATGGGACTAGCATGCAAGCTTCTTGAGGTTTTATCTGAGGCTATGGGATTAGAGAAGGAAGCTTTAACTAAAGCTTGTGTGGATATGGACCAAAAAGTTGTGGTCAATTTCTATCCGACGTGTCCACAACCCGACCTTACCCTTGGACTCAAACGCCACACCGATCCAGGAACCATCACCCTCTTGCTTCAAGATCACGTGGGTGGGCTCCAAGCCACTCGCGATAATGGCAAAACTTGGATCACCGTTCAACCTGTCCCAGGAGCTTTTGTGGTCAACCTTGGTGATCATGGTCAT TATCTGTGCAATGGGAGGTTCAAGAATGCGGATCACCAAGCAGTGGTGAATTCAAACAGCAGCAGATTATCCATTGCTACGTTTCAGAATCCAGCACCAGAAGCTACAGTATACCCACTGAAGATCAGAGAAGGAGAGAAGGCTATACTAGAGGAACCAATCACATTTGCAGAGATGTACAGGAGGAAGATGAGCAAGGACCTTGAGCTAGCCAGGCTAAAGAAATTGGCCAAGGAGCAGCAACTGCAAGACTTTGAGAAAGCCAAATTGGATGCCCGGCCCCTAGAAAACATCCTTGCTTAA